From the Chitinispirillales bacterium ANBcel5 genome, the window TTTTCCATAAACTTTTATATCTTTATCGATTTTGTGAATAGCAGTTGCGTACGAGTTTGTTCTGATAGTTGCAGCTGTACCGATTACTCCAATTTTCCTCTCAGCAGTTCTAAGCACAGCAGCCCTTGCCCCTGGCAAAACGACACCAATTACCGGTATCTCCTTTATTTGCTGCTGAAGATTTTGCAACGCAACAGATGAAACGGTATTGCATGCAACAATGAGAAGCTTTATATCCAGGTCCATGAGGAATTTAGCATCCTGGAGCCCAAAGGTGGTAATGGTATCTTCTGACCTTTCACCATAAGGACATCTTGCTGTATCACCAAGATAAAGCACCCGTTCACCAGGCATAAGGCGCTGAATTTCACGTATTACGGTTAATCCCCCCAACCCCGAATCAAAAACCCCTATTGGCCGAGCATCACTCATAGTCCAGCCTCAATCTGATGTTTAAATTGAACGATCGCCTCGCTAATGGAAGCGGCCATTGTGTCCTGAATTTTTTTATCATTCAAAAGTTTTTCCTCTGCAGGATTAGAAATAAAACCAGCTTCAATCAGCACAGAGGGCATATACGCTCCGTTTAGAACCCAAAAATTTGCTTGTCCCACACCAAGGTGCAGCTTTGGCATATAGTTGGAAACAGGCCCTGTTGAAAGAGTTTGGTCTATCAAAATACATAAGTCCTGACTCAGTCTGAGGTATTCGTTGCCCGCAAGATCGATTAAAATATTTTGCAGGTTATCGTAGTTTTTGGGCTTATCCTCAAACTCAATTACAGCATTCTCTCTCATAGCCGCAAGCCGTTCGTGCTCATTTCGAGCCTGTGAGAGAAAATATACTTTGTACCCTCTGGTAGTCTCTCTTCTTTCCCTGGAGCCGGGGACTGCATTTGCGTGAACACTTATGAACAGATCGGCTTTCTTGTCATTCGCAAATTGAGTACGCTCCGCTAAGGGTATAAATTCATCCTTTTCCCTGGTCATATAAACGGTGAATCCAGCCGTTTCCAGATGTTTTCTGATTGCTAAGCACAGCTCAAGTACCACAGTTTTCTCTTTGGTCCCACCGGGCCCAATAGCGCCGGGATCCCTGCCACCATGCCCGGGATCTAAAACTATTGTCTCAAGCCTCGGAATCTCTATATGTGCAGGAAAACCAGCAGTATTCTCTTTAGACTCAAGGGCAGCGAGAGTAAATCCAATGGTGTTTGATTCCTTAGTGTACTGTAATTGCGATTTTTCAACGGGTTTATTAAGGCGAAAGGATATCTGGGATGAATTTTGGTACTGAACAGCAAATATCGAATCAATGAACCCGCCAGCCGTACTGTTATCAATGTTTTTAGCATTAATAGTTGCGTCAGAAAAAGTAATAGAGAGATCTGGGTGGATATAGCTTATTTCAAATTCAACAGTTTCTGTTACGCCGATATTTACTCTGGTTTCGTTTTCAGCAAAACTACATTGAACCGATTGAATAGTATACGATGATAAGCGAGGAGAGGATTGAATCAAAAGAGTATTACTGTCGGTTTTGTATTCAATAGAGGTGGAAGGAAATTTTGAATTAAACACTTCAAGCAATGTGCTTAGCGGTAAATACAGTGCACCACCTCTTCTTAGAGGAGAAACAGAGAGCTGATAAATTGAGCTATCTGAACTATAGAATGCAACATCCTGGGAGAAAGTGAGTTGTACTTGATCCTTAACTACAGTTAAACGCTGAGCAAAGGCTCTCCAGCGAAAGGTTGCACCCGCTTTAACAGCTAAATCAGATACCGACACCCACCGAACACCGGAGTGAGAGATGGACCGTACAGCTGTTTTTTTTCCATCCGGCTCATGAGTAACCGAGATGTTTGCATAAAGCGTTGCTGCCCAAAGTAGCAACATCAGAACCGAACTGAAGAGTGGCACCTTATTCATTACTATCGACGACTTTTCATTAATTGTGCAATTCGTCTATTTGATTCTTTTTCTGCGATTTTCTGACGTTTATCATGTTTCTTACGCCCTCTGCACAATCCTAACTCAATTTTAACCCACTGATTTTTAAAGTATATAGAAAGAGGAATCAATGTAAGTTGTTTTCTTTGCACCTCACTGCACAAATGCTCGATTTGCCTTTTATGCAAAAGTAGCTTGCGACGTCTGTAGGGATCTGGAGTATAAAGCCCGGACTGGTCGTAGGTACTTACATGCAAGTGGTTAATGAATATTTCGCCCCTGATGCATTGAGCATAACTGTCCATAAGATTGACTTTTCCGGCACGCAGAGACTTCACCTCTGCCCCGGAAAGAAGAATTCCTGATTCAACCTTCTCGAGAATATCATAATCACGGTATGCTTTTTTATTTCTGGCTATAATTTTCATGTGTTGAAAAATAGTTCCCGAATAAAGTTAATGGCAAAAAATGTATGTGCTACCCTACAGGCTAAACCTGCATAAGTTGTGTTTTACCCAGATTTTGCTAACAACCTCTTCCATACCTTTATTAATTTAAAACAAGCCCCTGGTAATTCAAAAGTATAAAACATGCTTACGTTTATTACGGTCCACATAATGGAATAAGGAGTCAGCTATGGAAAACTGCCTTTTTTGTAAGATTATCAAAAACGAGATCCCAGCCCAAAAGGTTTATGAAAACTCCACCTGCATCATAATCAAAGATATCGACCCCCAGGCCCCAATGCACTACCTTGCCATTCCTAAACGCCATTATGAGGCAATACATCAAATCCCCGCTGAAGAAAAACATATTTGTTGTGATCTTTTCGATTCAATATCAATGTTTCTCACAAAAGAAGGATTGGATCAAAAAGGATACCGCCTGGTCTTAAACTCCGGTAAAAATGCCGGGCAAAGTGTATTTCACATTCATGTACATATTTTAAGCGGTCGTGAAATGCACTGGCCACCAGGATAATTTCCACATCCAATCTAATTCATATCAGCTTTCAGAACATGAGTAGTCTGGTCTTCGGTATTAAACCAAAAAAGCACATAGTTTTCATAGACTGTAAAACAGTCATTGAAATTTTGCCTGTAACTGCAGGGAAAGATCTTTTTGTATTGCCTTTTTGCCAGACTGATTAATTTATCTTTAGTTTCTTCCATTTACACTTCCTGAATAAACCTTATAGACGGGTGTAGGCAGTTTTTTTGCATACACCCGTCTAGGTACTTTCTACTGCATCTGTTTTCTAAGAAATGTTGGGACATCCATGTCATCTTCGTACTGAGTAATAACGCTTCCTTTTGAAACATATACTCTTGCCTCTTTTCGAATGTCTTCCTTTTTTAAGAAAGCAGGTAACTCAAGAGGTGTATTGCTTTGGCTCTCCTCATTAGAGTCCTCGTTTATCATTGTTTCATTGGTCTCTTGTATATCAGTGGTTTCTATCGTTTGATCTGCAACCTCTGAATCAGACGGAGGAGGAACTACTTCCTTCTGTTTTTCCTTAGGTGCCAGAGGCATAGAAAGTTGCTCTACTTTTTTCTCTGATTCCTTTTTGTTTGGAGGAAGTTTAACAGCCATTTTTGGAGCATGCATTTCGTTTCGTTTTCTGTCGATCTCTTCATCGTTAAACCCTGTAGCGATAACGGTGACTCTAATTTCCCCATTTAATGAGTTATCGGTTACAGCACCAAAAATGATATTTACATCGGCATCTTCACCCACAGCATCATAGACAGTCTGAGTTGCATCACTTACATCGTAAAGAGTCATGTCCTCACCGCCAGAGATATTTATAAGAATACCACGTGCCCCATTGATAGAGATATCATCTAAAAGAGGGCTATTGATGGCAGTATCGGCAGCAAGAACAGCACGATTTTCACCTTCAGCATGCCCTGTACCCATAAGAGCATCCCCCATGCCCTTCATTATTGTTTTCACATCTGCAAAGTCCAAATTCACCAGTCCATGTACAGATATGAGATCAGAGATACCCTTTGTAGCCTGATAAAGGACTTCATCGGCAGTTTTAAAAGCATCAATTAAAGATGTTGATCTATCAACTATTGTAAGAAGTTTTTGATTAGGAATAACAATAATTGTATCTACATTTCTTCTAAGATCTTCTATTCCCTTATGGGCATTTTTATCCCTTACTTTCCCTTCAAAAAGAAACGGTCTGGTTACAATTGCCACGGTAAGAATACCCATTTCCTGGGCGATTTCGGCAACAACAGGTGCTCCACCAGTTCCGGTTCCACCACCCATTCCAGCAGTAATGAAAACCATATCTGCTCCTTCAAGCACAGCGGAGATTTTGTCTTTATCCTCCTCCATTGCCAGTCTTCCAACTTCAGGGTTGGCGCCAGCACCGAGTCCCTTTGTGACCCTTTCCCCAATCTGTATTCGATGAGCAGCATTGTTGTTATCCAACGCCATAGCATCAGTATTGACGGAAATAAATTCAACACCAGTCAAGCCTGAAGAAATCATTCTGTTAACTGCATTCCCTCCGGCTCCCCCAACTCCTATTACCTTCATTTTTGCGATTGTGTCGAAGTTTTCATCCATCTGAAACACCATAAATCCCTCCCTCAAGGTTTTGGTGATATGTGAAATAGTTCAATTATCAATTTCAAAAAAAATCAAAAGAATTCTTTTACCCATGTTTTCATTCTATCCAGTATCTTCTTAAAATTATCTTCACCTGAAAGGCTCTTTTTGCCTTTGCGGGTCTTGAAGTTTTCTTTTCCATACATACAAAGGCCAATACCGGTCGAGTGAAGAGGTGATTTGGCTGCCTCCGTTAACCCCCCAAAGCCATCAGGTAATCCCAGTTTAACTGGCATTTCAAATACTTTTTCAGCAAGTTCCTGTACCCCCTCCATCAAAGATCCACCGCCAGTTAAAACTACGCCGGCTCCCAGCATATCAGAATAATCTGTTCTTTTTATTTCTCTCAATGCAAGTGACAGAATCTCCTCCATTCTGGGCTCAATTATTGAAGCAAGCACAGCTTTTGATACTTCACGCTGTTCGCGTCCCCCAACACCGGGTACACTAATGAATTCATCACCCTTAACAAGTGGCGTATAGGCGCATCCATATTGCTTTTTAATCTCCTCAGCCCTATCTACCGGGGTACGAATTCCAATGGCAATATCACTGGTTACATTTTTACCACCCAAGCCCACTACTGCAGTATGTCGTATACTTTCATCAAAATAGATAGCTATATCGGTGGTTCCACCACCCATATCAAGTAGTGCGACACCAAGTTCCTTTTCATCATTTTCAAGTACCGAATAACACGATGCAAGTGGTTCAAGTACAAGATCAATCACTTTCAGTCCGGCCTTATCAACACTTTTGAAGATATTTTGAGCACTAGTTACAGCTCCGGTAATGATATGAACCTGGGTTTCAAGCCTAACACCACACATTCCTATAGGGTCTTTTATTCCCTTTTGATCATCTACAATAAATTCCTGAGGTATAACATGAAGAATTTCTCTATCCATTGGAATTGAAACTGCCTTAGCAGCATCTATAGCTCTCACCACATCAAGTTCGGTAATTTCGTTATCATCCCTTGATATAGCCACCACCCCTTTACTATTAATGGCTCTTATATGATCACCAGCAATACCTACCCATACCGAATCCACATCAACACCTGCCATCAATTCAGCTTCTTCGACGGCCTTTTGAATGGACCTTACAGTTTTATCTATATTTACTACTACTCCCTTACGCAATCCATCTGAGGGGCTTACTCCAACACCAACGATCTTTAATTCACCACTTGAATCAAGTTCACTTATTATACAAGCTATTTTTGTAGTACCTATATCCAAGCCAACAAAAACATTATCTTCCATTTTTACTCTTCCCTTTCCCCAACATTTCGTAGCCCCTAATCCCTGTTTTCCATTCTTACAAAAGCCATATGTTGAAAGCTTAAATTTACAACAGAAGGCGTTTGATTTGCTGAACTCAACAGTTTTCTCATTTTCGCTGCTTTGTTCAACTGAGACTGAATGTCTTTAATTGTTGCTATATATTGAATTCCAGAGCCCTGGAAATTGAAAGTTAGTTCACCCTGTTTACCTATGTTTATTGTAGCCATTTGTTTATAAAAGTTTTCTCCTATTTCATGGGCAGAATCTATAAACTTTAGCACCTGTTCTAAATAGTTCTCACGTACTCTGTTACTATCGATGTATTCTGCTATGCCTGATAGTACAGGAACTTCATAAAATTCACCTTTAGAAGTTGGAAAAATGAATCCATCCCTATCCATAAGCACCATTTTGTTTAAAGGAATCATTGCAACAGGTTTTCGTCTTGTTATAGTAATGCTTAAAACACCATCGATTCCCCTTCGAACACGAACGTGTTCTACACCCGGCAATGTCAGTAAGGCGTCCCGAATATCCCTGGTACTGATATTATAAATCTTATCTGTAAGCAAGGTATCAATATGAGTCATAATATCGTTTTCTATCTCTTTATTAGTTCCATAGACTCTGATACTGGTAACATCCAGCAGATCTGATTCATCAATAGCTTCAATAGCATACTGAATCCCTCTTCGTGCACCCTTAAAAGTAAACCAGAGAAACGGTATAATTATAGCGATTAAGAGAAAGAGCCTGAAAAAGAGTTTTTTACGTTTCTTTCTTATTTCCTCTTTTTTTTTCTGATTTTTCCTGTAATTTGCTCCGACTCTTTTACCCACGCTTCAATTCCTCTGCAAACTGTGCTGCTATTTGCCATATATCTCCTGCACCCATAAAAACCACAGCATCTCCAGCCCCTACACAGGCGTTTAATTTAGTGATAATTGCTGTCTTCTCAACATAATGAGCCTTTTTGTGTCCTAACGAATCGATATGATCAATTATCAGCTGAGAACTGATCCCGTCTAAAGGTTTCTCCCTCGCTTTAAATATATCGGTTATCACAACCTGATCAGCCAAGCATAAGCTTGAAGCAAAACCTCTGGCAAAATCTCTGGTTCTACTATATAAATGAGGTTGAAACACCGCGATAATTCTGTTATAATTTCCATGTGCAGCGGCATTGAGAGTAGCTTTAATCTCTCCTGGATGATGAGCATAATCATCAATAACCGTCACAGAAGAAGACCCGGTATTTAAAATATCATACCTTCTCTTTACTCCCTGAAATCCTGCCAAAGTCTTTTTTATTTTTTCTATACCGATACCCATTTCTACAGCTACAGCAATAGATGCAAGTGAATTTCTGAGATTATGAGCACCAGGAATATTTATAGTGATTGACTCCGTAAAAACATTATTTATAAAGAGATTAAATGTTGAAGCGGCATCTTTGTATTGAATGTTTTCAGCTCTGTAGAAAGCAGATTTATCAGTTCCGTAAGTAATAACAGTTCTGCTTATTTGGGGAATAATACCCCTAACAACAGGATCATCAACACATGCTACTACCGCTCCATAAAAGGGAACTTTCTCTGTAAATCTGATAAATGTATCTTTTATATCTTCAAAATCTTTATAACAATCAAGATGATCTGCTTCAATATTGGTAATAACAGCCATTGAGGGATTCATTGCAAGAAAAGATCTATCGTATTCATCTGCTTCCGCTATAAGCAATCTGCTTTTACCAACAATAGCATGAGCCCCTGTATTTCTTAACATTCCACCAACTAAAACAGTAGGGGAAGCATCAGCATCAGAAAATATCGATCCAGCCAAAGACGTTGTTGTGGTCTTACCATGTGTCCCAGCTATACAAACTGAGAAATACTTTTTCATAATATCTCCCAGTACCTCAGCCCTGCGCATTACAGGTATCCCTTTATTTACAGCATATACCCTTTCAAGATTATCATCTCTCACTGCACTGGAATACACAAGCAACTCAGCTTCTTTAACGAGTTGCGGGGAGTGATCGTACTGAATTTTTATACCCAATGAAGCAAGTCGTTTGGTTTCCGCAGAACATGCCTTGTCACTTCCTGTTACCGTATGTCCACTAACATGAAGTACTTCAGCAAGTGGGCACATTCCAGCCCCACCGACACCGACCATATGTATTTTTTTCACAAACTGCTTCATGCCTCTATCCCCAACTCTTGTGCAATTACTCCGGTTATTCTATTTACAGCATTTAAGGGTGCGTGATCAAGAGCTTTTCTACTCATTTTCTCAAATAACTGGTCATCATCAAGCACTCTTATTGCAGCTTCCTCAATCTCTCTTGAATTCTTAAAATGGTTATATCTAAAGGCCCATCCCTGATTTCGAACTATACCGGCATTTACCCACTGTACGTTATCCTGAGCTTTCGTTAAAGGTGTCAGTATACTTGGCAAACCGAAATAGGATATTTCGGCGAGTATGTCAGCTTTACTTCTCGAAACAACTACTCTTGAAGCAGCAAGATAGGGATATCTGTCCTTTAAAGAAGAAAAAACGAAAGCAGCAGGGTATAATCTAAACTTATCCCTGATTCTATTGCAATCATCTGCTCCTGTCTGCCATACTACCTGAGCACCATATTTAAGCCAATTTTTAACTATCGGTATCAGCGAGGTATTTAAATCGTGAACTCTCTCCTCCCCACAGCAGATTAGTATTGTTTTTTTATTCTTATCAAATCCTTGTGGGTAATAGGACTTTTCATAATCCCCAGAAACTGGCTTTACCGGTATACCGGTAACTTCGGTCTCTCCGTTAAGGTTCTTTGACTGAGGTAATCCAAGAAATACCCTTCTTGCTCCTGAAGCAAATATTCTATTAACAGGATCTGCAACAGAGTTATTTTCCATTAAGTAGTACGGGACAGATTTAAGCCTTGCAGCAGCAAGAATTGGTGCTGTTTCAAAACCGCCAAACGCAAACACTGCTCCTGGCTTTTCCCTACTCAGAAGTTTGCTGTAATGAAAAAACTCTGTGGCAAACTTAAGATAAGAATGCTTGAAATACTGTTTTTCTTTTCTAAAGTTAAACAAGGATATTCTATGTTTTTTGCAGAAATCAGCTTCTCGTTTTCTTCCACTACCTATCCACGATAATACTATATTACATGAACGCCGACGTAATTCCAAAGCAACAGAAATAGCCGGTATGCAACGCTCTTCAAGCCCTGCTGTAGCAAATATTACTTTATTGGAATTTACAGTCTTTTTGTTTTTCATCTTTTTTTCTTTTTCTTTTTTGGCGCTCCAATGATGCCAGACAATTCCTTAACTGCAATTTCATCCCGTGTTTGACTGGATATGTTAAGAAGAATACCCATTGTACTCATTGTAAAAATAAGGCTCATACCACCATAGCTGAGAAATGGCATTGGAACACCTGTAGTAGGAATAAGCCCTGTACTTACGCATGTATGAACAAGAAGATAGATAGTAACAGTTATTGTAAAACCAAAGGCCATAACCTGACCTAATTTATCTCTGGCATTCAGAGAAATTTTTAAACCTCTGTAAATCATAAATACAAAAATGCAAAGTACGATAACCAACCCTATGAAACCGATCTCTTCACCAAGAATGGAAAAGGCGAAATCAGTGTGTGGCTCTGGCAAATAGAAATATTTCTGCTCCCCCCTGCCCAAACCCACTCCCAAAAGCCCCCCATTCCCCAATCCAACCAAAGATTGAAAAGTCTGGTAACCAAGATCCTCAACTCTATCAGGCATATTCAAAAACCCAAGCATTCTGTTTCGTCTGTAGGGTGTGTTAAAAACAAGTGCAAAAGAAACAGGCACTATGCTTACTATCATCAAAAAGATATGGGATACACGTGCACCCGATACAAATAAAATCGATAATCCTATGAAGGTAAGAATTATAGCACTTGAAAAGTCAGGTTCAAGAACAATTAAGGATGCCATTATACATATTTTTGAAAGGTGTAGAAAAAACACCTTTCCTTTTTTTATTTCCGGCCCGGATTCCTCACATTTTCTGGCAAGATACATTATCATTACAACACGGGCTATGTCTGAAACCTGAAATCTTACATTTCCAATTGTAATCCATCGTCTTGCACCATTTATTGCATGACTTTCTGGCAAAAACAGTACATAAATAAGTAATCCTATAGCAATCAAATAGAGTAGATTACTTAACTTACCCCAAATATGATAATCTATATTGATAAAGAATATGAAACACAATAAAGCCAACAATGCTCTGTAAGCCTGCCGCGAAAGAAAGAAATCTGCTCCCCCGAATCTCTGATGTGCAAGTGCAAAAGATGAACTATAGACAAGAACAACACCCAAGCCAAGCAATAGTAGTGTTGCAGCAAAAAGCCCAAAGTCTATTTTTCCAAATTTTGCATTCATGGATAATTTCTCTTCTTTTGTTTTACACAGCTTTTAAACAGATTGCCACGTTCTTCAAAATTTCTAAACATATCAAAACTGGAACAACCAGGTGAGAAAACAACAACTTCACCCGCTGAAGCGTGATCGGTAGCGACATCAACAGCCTCGTTGAGACTTTTGGCCAGAGTAACAGGCACCAAATCCCCCCAGGCAGATTTTATCCTCCCGGAAGCTTCACCAATAAGAGTAACCGATTTAACATGTCTTGCAATACACTCTTTTGCGGAATCAAAATCACACCCCTTATCCTTACCCCCAGCTATGAGATGAACTTTTTTTTGAAAAGCACTCACAGCACAGCATATCGATTCTGCAGTGGTTGCTTTGCTGTCATTATAGTAACTGACAGAGTTTATTTCCCCAACAAACTCCAGCCTGTGAGCAAGTCCTTCAAATGAACAAATACCCTCTCTTATCCCCTCATCGCTGGCCCCGGCAATAAAAGAGATCGCTG encodes:
- the murI gene encoding glutamate racemase, whose amino-acid sequence is MSDARPIGVFDSGLGGLTVIREIQRLMPGERVLYLGDTARCPYGERSEDTITTFGLQDAKFLMDLDIKLLIVACNTVSSVALQNLQQQIKEIPVIGVVLPGARAAVLRTAERKIGVIGTAATIRTNSYATAIHKIDKDIKVYGKPCPLFVPLVEEGLLDSDITRLVAQHYLYDMIDLGVDCLILGCTHYPLLMEVIQGTVGNRMQLLDSALWTAKEAQDILTALDALSPDTNGGISKSSFMVTDLTTHFEVLAEAFLGQQIPAIEKISLEELVK
- a CDS encoding N-acetylmuramoyl-L-alanine amidase, giving the protein MNKVPLFSSVLMLLLWAATLYANISVTHEPDGKKTAVRSISHSGVRWVSVSDLAVKAGATFRWRAFAQRLTVVKDQVQLTFSQDVAFYSSDSSIYQLSVSPLRRGGALYLPLSTLLEVFNSKFPSTSIEYKTDSNTLLIQSSPRLSSYTIQSVQCSFAENETRVNIGVTETVEFEISYIHPDLSITFSDATINAKNIDNSTAGGFIDSIFAVQYQNSSQISFRLNKPVEKSQLQYTKESNTIGFTLAALESKENTAGFPAHIEIPRLETIVLDPGHGGRDPGAIGPGGTKEKTVVLELCLAIRKHLETAGFTVYMTREKDEFIPLAERTQFANDKKADLFISVHANAVPGSRERRETTRGYKVYFLSQARNEHERLAAMRENAVIEFEDKPKNYDNLQNILIDLAGNEYLRLSQDLCILIDQTLSTGPVSNYMPKLHLGVGQANFWVLNGAYMPSVLIEAGFISNPAEEKLLNDKKIQDTMAASISEAIVQFKHQIEAGL
- the smpB gene encoding SsrA-binding protein SmpB, whose amino-acid sequence is MKIIARNKKAYRDYDILEKVESGILLSGAEVKSLRAGKVNLMDSYAQCIRGEIFINHLHVSTYDQSGLYTPDPYRRRKLLLHKRQIEHLCSEVQRKQLTLIPLSIYFKNQWVKIELGLCRGRKKHDKRQKIAEKESNRRIAQLMKSRR
- a CDS encoding HIT domain-containing protein — protein: MENCLFCKIIKNEIPAQKVYENSTCIIIKDIDPQAPMHYLAIPKRHYEAIHQIPAEEKHICCDLFDSISMFLTKEGLDQKGYRLVLNSGKNAGQSVFHIHVHILSGREMHWPPG
- the ftsZ gene encoding cell division protein FtsZ, with product MVFQMDENFDTIAKMKVIGVGGAGGNAVNRMISSGLTGVEFISVNTDAMALDNNNAAHRIQIGERVTKGLGAGANPEVGRLAMEEDKDKISAVLEGADMVFITAGMGGGTGTGGAPVVAEIAQEMGILTVAIVTRPFLFEGKVRDKNAHKGIEDLRRNVDTIIVIPNQKLLTIVDRSTSLIDAFKTADEVLYQATKGISDLISVHGLVNLDFADVKTIMKGMGDALMGTGHAEGENRAVLAADTAINSPLLDDISINGARGILINISGGEDMTLYDVSDATQTVYDAVGEDADVNIIFGAVTDNSLNGEIRVTVIATGFNDEEIDRKRNEMHAPKMAVKLPPNKKESEKKVEQLSMPLAPKEKQKEVVPPPSDSEVADQTIETTDIQETNETMINEDSNEESQSNTPLELPAFLKKEDIRKEARVYVSKGSVITQYEDDMDVPTFLRKQMQ
- the ftsA gene encoding cell division protein FtsA, whose product is MEDNVFVGLDIGTTKIACIISELDSSGELKIVGVGVSPSDGLRKGVVVNIDKTVRSIQKAVEEAELMAGVDVDSVWVGIAGDHIRAINSKGVVAISRDDNEITELDVVRAIDAAKAVSIPMDREILHVIPQEFIVDDQKGIKDPIGMCGVRLETQVHIITGAVTSAQNIFKSVDKAGLKVIDLVLEPLASCYSVLENDEKELGVALLDMGGGTTDIAIYFDESIRHTAVVGLGGKNVTSDIAIGIRTPVDRAEEIKKQYGCAYTPLVKGDEFISVPGVGGREQREVSKAVLASIIEPRMEEILSLALREIKRTDYSDMLGAGVVLTGGGSLMEGVQELAEKVFEMPVKLGLPDGFGGLTEAAKSPLHSTGIGLCMYGKENFKTRKGKKSLSGEDNFKKILDRMKTWVKEFF
- a CDS encoding FtsQ-type POTRA domain-containing protein, producing the protein MGKRVGANYRKNQKKKEEIRKKRKKLFFRLFLLIAIIIPFLWFTFKGARRGIQYAIEAIDESDLLDVTSIRVYGTNKEIENDIMTHIDTLLTDKIYNISTRDIRDALLTLPGVEHVRVRRGIDGVLSITITRRKPVAMIPLNKMVLMDRDGFIFPTSKGEFYEVPVLSGIAEYIDSNRVRENYLEQVLKFIDSAHEIGENFYKQMATINIGKQGELTFNFQGSGIQYIATIKDIQSQLNKAAKMRKLLSSANQTPSVVNLSFQHMAFVRMENRD
- the murC gene encoding UDP-N-acetylmuramate--L-alanine ligase is translated as MKKIHMVGVGGAGMCPLAEVLHVSGHTVTGSDKACSAETKRLASLGIKIQYDHSPQLVKEAELLVYSSAVRDDNLERVYAVNKGIPVMRRAEVLGDIMKKYFSVCIAGTHGKTTTTSLAGSIFSDADASPTVLVGGMLRNTGAHAIVGKSRLLIAEADEYDRSFLAMNPSMAVITNIEADHLDCYKDFEDIKDTFIRFTEKVPFYGAVVACVDDPVVRGIIPQISRTVITYGTDKSAFYRAENIQYKDAASTFNLFINNVFTESITINIPGAHNLRNSLASIAVAVEMGIGIEKIKKTLAGFQGVKRRYDILNTGSSSVTVIDDYAHHPGEIKATLNAAAHGNYNRIIAVFQPHLYSRTRDFARGFASSLCLADQVVITDIFKAREKPLDGISSQLIIDHIDSLGHKKAHYVEKTAIITKLNACVGAGDAVVFMGAGDIWQIAAQFAEELKRG
- a CDS encoding UDP-N-acetylglucosamine--N-acetylmuramyl-(pentapeptide) pyrophosphoryl-undecaprenol N-acetylglucosamine transferase; this translates as MKNKKTVNSNKVIFATAGLEERCIPAISVALELRRRSCNIVLSWIGSGRKREADFCKKHRISLFNFRKEKQYFKHSYLKFATEFFHYSKLLSREKPGAVFAFGGFETAPILAAARLKSVPYYLMENNSVADPVNRIFASGARRVFLGLPQSKNLNGETEVTGIPVKPVSGDYEKSYYPQGFDKNKKTILICCGEERVHDLNTSLIPIVKNWLKYGAQVVWQTGADDCNRIRDKFRLYPAAFVFSSLKDRYPYLAASRVVVSRSKADILAEISYFGLPSILTPLTKAQDNVQWVNAGIVRNQGWAFRYNHFKNSREIEEAAIRVLDDDQLFEKMSRKALDHAPLNAVNRITGVIAQELGIEA
- the ftsW gene encoding putative lipid II flippase FtsW codes for the protein MNAKFGKIDFGLFAATLLLLGLGVVLVYSSSFALAHQRFGGADFFLSRQAYRALLALLCFIFFINIDYHIWGKLSNLLYLIAIGLLIYVLFLPESHAINGARRWITIGNVRFQVSDIARVVMIMYLARKCEESGPEIKKGKVFFLHLSKICIMASLIVLEPDFSSAIILTFIGLSILFVSGARVSHIFLMIVSIVPVSFALVFNTPYRRNRMLGFLNMPDRVEDLGYQTFQSLVGLGNGGLLGVGLGRGEQKYFYLPEPHTDFAFSILGEEIGFIGLVIVLCIFVFMIYRGLKISLNARDKLGQVMAFGFTITVTIYLLVHTCVSTGLIPTTGVPMPFLSYGGMSLIFTMSTMGILLNISSQTRDEIAVKELSGIIGAPKKKKKKR